One Pseudocalidococcus azoricus BACA0444 DNA segment encodes these proteins:
- a CDS encoding FG-GAP-like repeat-containing protein: MNPYASYATTAVDIAGTNHIIWENNGQLIHAIYDQNSGTWDQAKSITNAQGGKNLKLLAAPIIPYGENEFAPGLMAFWEKGIGNAREIYAVVGRYDASGAVIWSEAVQITQDGVADQGTDVTFSGDGGIELVYQKVLGLDPRNPEYALDPLQMGTDAANPNRDDSDLYRSALSIDLDSETGQTSLLFSSGQTIPLTFPNSSREMAIYYPLGSGVQGLSSETSPTLSEQSFPAGISRSFNLNLSLSHKFLNLKVPFLAETTTVGLTLDSNIEMSRNQQYLEASLAAAINKYSREDGKKKADTGISFSNQARKGSLISLGGWGVRDIGIDSTGRINYQAQTGQLAGLQRSFDIYLDLYKSYQVNLGTKNINLGQMQAEADLFLGLGVAYTFTDPKNNTNPPFAYYLPNWALKAIDNPSSGGPETAYLMSTVPAYSKLSKVERAAIGEVGKLDPGPILISAFDISMPPWPWPAKEEYQQFGYGFQLPLDLTLTGTVGILKNVFKAQSIATAGLDFDLEVDPDLQFTIPWQVGIQVDLQAAIFKWSWSWGTSGTFLNPAPGSASSTTNSFNPNNLASGLIPLNGSVTVSYNPYTGSTNNYQNSFSSVTNPNQIAPSSTYQIRDITLSSGGSQYLNGRNGSFQIALTALGVSDPALVNVYVNQGVISGFTVVDPGSGYSTNQVLSLDTFLNSSGGSGATAEITVTVTDTTTNTGRLGQVTVTNGGSGYLGGKSGIFVVSPTQSTTPSAQSFLPGLLSVTVTNGVITAVNVLSGGSGYQPGQVSVDFSQNGGGGTGGSATATLTSNQVQNVVNDGPPSISSITQTLGDTVLTATTMAWVADGSNDQVPLTNLSQNSVPTSRVQAAVLSGSDWGAPESIPNEGSRGFNFDPAIGYYLNGSSPSRLLVWAHADGSSLNSQSSSSEITQALLSTDIYYSYADSGNSWQTPILLTQNSGSDTKVTLGPGPTDNELVAAWVNTSDTTGQTIYTAIFNGLTQQWSSPVAIPNSGLATSQSIDSLEVGELQGSPAIFWSDATDPGYAYSVIKDKPDLYFRLDERNGAVVATNGSTGGQRSNAVYVGTVSYGQPGALLAANGSGDPNTSVGFNGQGYILVPGTDTQSSLGDFSVEFWVNANDLSPNQSLVDQGGYNLDAVLPTATISLSVTKTPTQDEQGNWGFAYAVAVLPTTAITVNNPGSGLSSFNLDFDLAGLLPNRVLTLPDDTQVALAGVPQLDLDIQAQVLAGITPGPVTQILGTTFVIDPAAQGQTSTTSTLNQGLTFTQTPGWYVRTGSNNSIVFNAGGGEIVADSLSPQAWYYVVATYDANSQVASLYINGELKKQQQGSRFAPSSVPLVLGYNFSGQLDEVAYYNGLLTPNTNVGTTNNLGQVDSLTFNSVGQITNHYNNRYSSPNAATDATFYSVYDAASGTWGTPSQFSTEAADRPTSPLLERSPVVDIVSNSFQLMPDGQPDSRVRIQVPETIAPGTTITGIKILKVVSSDNTANWTVGNAPDPGWAIGVIVNGQLINPLNPSTDFSYTVMSENPTLDLYFQDSSFESDLLPGQTVNVIFYTSTNSGESTPTIPIPTTIPITATIIPNPSSTIAQATEAGKEQIAIGTILENEVTNLNQVDSGAILNVPNNAGTAVAAGHFMLSNSVGTNLANAIVVSQSSADAGRGIVWVLPAGSNDIIEANNVNELSTTTVPQDGVLIKHSNPDGSTSFPPQIGTVLAVGDVDGDGVDDLIIGASQANNANGDKSGNVYIISGTSITPNQTIDLANNPGVTLIGQEGSQSGFSIAIGDVNGDGIDDIVVGAPYASYTINNKNEAVGAVYLVLGNKKFFDDTSTNPNTVNLDSDNVILTGTSGSHTDQYIQNKTWTSQVGFSVAVSSPKPTPPFFDFASPLSVNGDRFADIIIGAPNYRQDVEFNGDGVNQNATGTQAQNYSTTLTTVPSTGRGASYSKNLQTGRAYIVFGSQNPTYNLSENSLTGSNGIILDGAPILNSDAQLGYAVSTGGDVNGDGFDDVVFGAPEGNDATGLSFILQGRSKNNPFNKTTYVLSREADLILGGSSTFAKLGKTLNLSGDLNGDGLADLVLGSPNSEYSTGEAFIVFGSDNIFNGSTPTYQSLQPGAAAGVMKLSGGIAGGLAAGALFSGSNLNDQDANGKIYDSLVVASPYSGQVYVVYGHEWLADDGNLKLTNLAGNNGLIIDGSDLSNTFAQQELDGLSHSSPSMTNDGDDTLFITVRGTNGTDYVASSTNGGQSWGGFNPLPPGEETDDYFPSIAFYDGVLYSIFHD, from the coding sequence ATGAATCCCTACGCATCTTATGCCACAACCGCCGTTGATATTGCAGGCACAAATCACATCATCTGGGAAAACAACGGCCAACTGATTCATGCGATCTACGATCAAAATTCTGGCACTTGGGATCAAGCCAAGTCCATTACCAATGCCCAAGGGGGGAAGAATCTCAAGCTCCTCGCTGCCCCAATCATCCCCTACGGTGAAAATGAATTTGCCCCAGGCCTGATGGCATTTTGGGAAAAAGGAATTGGGAATGCTAGGGAAATTTATGCCGTTGTCGGTCGTTACGATGCCAGTGGCGCAGTCATTTGGTCAGAGGCAGTTCAAATTACCCAAGATGGGGTTGCTGATCAAGGTACTGATGTTACCTTCAGTGGCGATGGCGGCATTGAACTGGTTTATCAAAAGGTACTTGGTCTAGACCCCCGGAATCCTGAATATGCCCTGGATCCATTGCAGATGGGCACGGATGCAGCAAATCCCAATCGCGATGATTCGGATCTCTATCGGAGTGCGCTGTCTATTGATCTAGATAGTGAAACTGGTCAGACTTCCCTTTTATTTTCCAGTGGACAGACAATCCCGCTGACCTTTCCCAACTCATCTCGGGAAATGGCAATTTACTATCCCTTGGGTTCAGGTGTTCAAGGACTTAGCTCTGAAACTAGCCCAACTCTCTCAGAGCAGTCATTTCCCGCTGGTATCAGCCGCTCCTTTAACTTAAATCTATCCTTATCCCACAAGTTTCTAAATCTAAAAGTACCCTTCTTAGCCGAAACAACTACTGTCGGCCTGACTCTTGATAGCAACATTGAGATGAGTCGGAATCAGCAGTATCTCGAGGCCAGTTTAGCTGCGGCAATTAACAAATACTCAAGGGAAGACGGAAAGAAGAAAGCTGACACTGGGATTTCATTCTCCAATCAAGCACGAAAGGGTAGTTTGATTAGTCTTGGCGGTTGGGGAGTCAGAGATATTGGGATCGATTCAACAGGACGAATTAATTATCAAGCCCAAACCGGGCAATTGGCCGGACTACAACGCTCCTTTGATATTTATTTAGATCTTTATAAGAGCTATCAAGTAAATCTCGGCACGAAGAATATCAATCTTGGCCAAATGCAAGCGGAGGCAGATCTTTTTCTGGGATTGGGTGTTGCTTATACCTTTACCGACCCCAAAAACAATACTAACCCCCCATTTGCCTATTACCTACCTAATTGGGCCCTAAAAGCCATAGATAACCCAAGTTCTGGGGGGCCAGAAACAGCTTACCTAATGTCCACTGTTCCTGCTTACTCCAAACTTTCAAAAGTGGAGCGGGCAGCGATTGGTGAAGTCGGCAAGCTCGACCCAGGCCCAATTTTAATCTCCGCCTTTGACATCAGTATGCCCCCCTGGCCCTGGCCTGCCAAGGAAGAGTATCAGCAGTTTGGGTATGGTTTTCAGCTTCCTCTGGATTTAACCCTGACTGGCACTGTCGGGATTCTGAAAAATGTCTTCAAAGCCCAAAGTATCGCTACCGCTGGTCTAGATTTTGACTTAGAAGTAGATCCCGATCTGCAATTTACAATTCCGTGGCAAGTTGGGATTCAAGTTGACTTACAGGCAGCAATTTTTAAGTGGAGCTGGAGCTGGGGGACTAGCGGTACCTTCCTGAATCCTGCTCCTGGCTCTGCCTCATCCACAACCAACTCATTTAATCCCAACAACTTGGCCAGTGGTCTGATACCCCTCAATGGCAGCGTTACAGTCAGCTACAACCCCTATACTGGCAGCACAAATAACTATCAAAATTCATTTTCCAGTGTCACCAACCCCAATCAAATTGCACCCTCATCGACCTATCAAATTCGGGATATTACCCTCAGCAGCGGCGGCTCTCAGTATCTCAATGGCCGTAACGGCAGCTTTCAAATTGCCCTCACCGCTCTAGGGGTTAGTGATCCAGCCTTAGTCAATGTGTATGTCAATCAAGGAGTCATTTCTGGTTTCACAGTGGTGGATCCGGGAAGTGGCTACAGCACGAATCAAGTCCTATCCCTTGATACATTTCTTAACTCTAGTGGCGGGTCTGGAGCAACCGCAGAGATCACAGTCACCGTTACTGATACCACAACTAATACGGGCCGCCTGGGACAAGTGACTGTTACCAATGGGGGATCAGGTTATCTAGGCGGTAAATCAGGCATATTTGTGGTCTCGCCAACCCAGTCCACTACTCCTTCAGCGCAATCCTTTTTGCCAGGCCTGTTGTCTGTAACCGTGACCAATGGTGTAATTACGGCTGTCAATGTCCTCAGTGGGGGTTCAGGGTATCAGCCTGGCCAGGTCTCAGTTGACTTTAGTCAAAATGGGGGCGGTGGTACTGGGGGTTCAGCCACAGCAACGTTGACAAGCAATCAGGTGCAAAATGTTGTCAATGATGGGCCCCCTAGCATTAGCTCCATCACCCAAACACTAGGGGACACGGTTCTGACTGCTACCACCATGGCCTGGGTAGCCGATGGCAGTAATGACCAAGTTCCCCTGACTAATCTTTCCCAAAATTCTGTCCCCACTTCCCGAGTTCAAGCGGCTGTACTCTCTGGTTCTGACTGGGGAGCCCCCGAATCTATTCCGAATGAGGGTTCCCGCGGCTTTAATTTTGATCCAGCCATTGGTTATTACTTAAATGGTTCAAGTCCCAGTCGTCTTTTGGTCTGGGCCCATGCGGATGGTAGCAGCCTCAACTCTCAAAGCAGTAGTAGTGAGATTACCCAAGCTCTATTGAGTACAGACATCTACTACTCCTATGCCGATAGTGGCAATAGCTGGCAAACCCCGATCCTCCTAACTCAAAATTCAGGCAGTGATACCAAAGTTACATTAGGCCCAGGCCCCACCGATAATGAGTTAGTTGCTGCCTGGGTGAATACCTCAGATACCACTGGTCAAACAATTTATACAGCTATCTTTAATGGACTCACACAGCAGTGGTCAAGCCCCGTAGCCATTCCCAACAGTGGCCTGGCCACAAGCCAGAGCATTGACAGCCTCGAAGTGGGTGAGCTTCAAGGGAGTCCCGCAATTTTCTGGAGCGATGCCACCGATCCTGGTTATGCCTACAGCGTGATCAAGGATAAACCCGATCTTTATTTTCGTTTAGATGAGCGTAATGGGGCTGTAGTGGCGACCAACGGTTCAACTGGTGGCCAACGGAGTAATGCTGTCTATGTTGGGACTGTGAGCTATGGCCAACCCGGCGCGCTCTTAGCAGCCAACGGCAGCGGCGACCCCAATACCAGTGTCGGCTTTAATGGACAGGGGTATATTCTCGTCCCAGGCACCGATACACAGTCCTCCCTGGGGGATTTTAGTGTTGAGTTCTGGGTTAATGCTAATGACTTAAGTCCCAATCAAAGCTTAGTGGATCAAGGGGGTTACAATCTTGATGCTGTTCTGCCCACTGCAACAATTTCTCTCTCAGTTACTAAGACACCAACCCAAGATGAACAGGGTAATTGGGGCTTTGCTTACGCTGTGGCAGTGCTACCAACTACAGCAATTACCGTTAACAATCCAGGATCGGGGCTCTCTTCCTTTAACCTAGATTTTGACCTGGCAGGCCTTCTGCCTAACAGAGTTTTAACCCTTCCCGATGATACTCAAGTCGCTCTCGCTGGTGTGCCTCAATTAGACCTAGATATTCAAGCACAGGTCTTGGCTGGCATTACCCCAGGCCCGGTTACGCAAATTCTAGGCACAACCTTTGTTATCGATCCGGCCGCGCAAGGGCAAACCAGTACCACCAGTACCCTTAACCAAGGACTCACCTTTACCCAGACTCCAGGCTGGTATGTCCGGACTGGCTCCAATAACTCCATTGTGTTTAATGCAGGTGGTGGAGAAATTGTCGCAGATTCCCTTTCGCCCCAGGCCTGGTACTACGTTGTTGCCACCTATGATGCCAATAGCCAAGTTGCTTCTCTCTACATCAATGGGGAGTTAAAGAAACAACAGCAGGGAAGTCGATTTGCTCCCAGTTCAGTGCCCTTAGTACTGGGTTACAACTTTAGTGGTCAACTCGATGAGGTGGCGTACTATAACGGTTTGCTTACTCCCAATACCAATGTTGGGACAACCAATAACCTCGGGCAAGTGGACAGCTTAACCTTCAACAGTGTTGGCCAAATCACCAACCACTACAACAACCGCTATTCCAGTCCTAATGCCGCTACAGATGCCACTTTTTATAGTGTTTATGATGCCGCTTCCGGGACTTGGGGAACCCCCAGCCAATTTTCAACGGAAGCCGCCGATCGGCCCACATCTCCTCTTTTAGAACGCTCACCCGTTGTCGATATTGTCTCCAATTCCTTCCAACTCATGCCTGATGGCCAGCCTGATAGCCGGGTACGCATCCAAGTACCTGAAACGATTGCCCCTGGCACCACCATTACCGGCATAAAAATCCTAAAAGTTGTCTCATCCGATAACACCGCGAATTGGACAGTAGGGAATGCCCCCGATCCGGGCTGGGCGATTGGAGTCATCGTTAATGGTCAGTTGATCAATCCTCTGAATCCAAGTACTGACTTTAGCTATACCGTGATGTCAGAAAATCCTACTCTGGATTTATACTTTCAAGATTCGTCGTTTGAAAGTGACCTGCTTCCGGGGCAAACCGTTAATGTCATCTTTTATACCTCAACCAACAGTGGCGAGAGTACGCCGACGATTCCTATTCCTACGACAATTCCTATTACTGCAACGATTATTCCTAACCCCAGTAGCACAATTGCCCAAGCCACAGAAGCAGGGAAAGAACAAATCGCCATTGGTACCATTCTAGAAAATGAAGTCACGAACCTGAATCAGGTAGATAGTGGTGCTATTTTAAACGTTCCCAATAATGCGGGAACTGCGGTTGCAGCGGGTCACTTTATGTTGTCTAACTCCGTGGGCACCAATCTAGCAAATGCCATTGTCGTTTCGCAGTCGAGTGCTGATGCAGGTAGAGGGATTGTTTGGGTATTACCCGCTGGCAGTAATGACATCATTGAGGCTAATAACGTCAATGAACTATCCACAACCACAGTTCCTCAAGATGGGGTTCTGATTAAACATTCCAACCCTGATGGCAGTACCAGCTTTCCCCCACAAATTGGCACTGTCTTAGCTGTTGGTGATGTTGACGGGGATGGAGTTGATGATCTCATAATTGGTGCCTCCCAGGCCAATAATGCCAACGGTGATAAATCCGGTAATGTTTACATTATTTCTGGTACAAGTATTACCCCCAACCAGACCATTGATTTAGCGAATAATCCAGGGGTGACTCTGATTGGGCAAGAGGGAAGCCAGTCCGGATTCTCGATTGCGATAGGTGATGTCAATGGCGATGGCATTGATGATATTGTCGTTGGCGCCCCCTATGCCAGCTACACCATTAATAACAAGAATGAAGCAGTGGGGGCAGTGTATCTTGTTCTCGGTAACAAGAAGTTCTTTGATGACACTAGCACTAACCCTAACACCGTCAACTTAGACTCTGACAATGTCATCCTCACAGGTACATCAGGCAGTCATACAGACCAATACATTCAGAATAAAACTTGGACAAGTCAGGTCGGTTTTTCAGTGGCCGTGTCAAGCCCGAAGCCAACCCCGCCATTTTTTGATTTTGCCTCTCCTCTATCTGTTAATGGAGATCGCTTTGCCGATATTATTATCGGGGCTCCGAATTATCGTCAAGATGTAGAGTTTAATGGGGATGGTGTCAACCAGAACGCAACCGGAACCCAAGCCCAGAATTATTCAACCACTTTAACAACGGTGCCAAGTACGGGTAGAGGTGCTTCCTACTCTAAGAATTTGCAGACTGGTCGTGCTTATATTGTTTTTGGTAGCCAAAACCCCACTTACAACCTCTCCGAAAACAGTCTTACTGGCAGTAATGGCATTATTCTTGATGGCGCTCCAATTCTAAACAGCGATGCCCAACTGGGATATGCCGTGAGTACAGGGGGAGATGTCAATGGAGATGGCTTTGATGATGTTGTTTTCGGTGCTCCTGAAGGAAACGATGCCACAGGATTAAGTTTTATCTTACAAGGGAGATCCAAAAATAATCCCTTCAATAAAACAACCTATGTCCTTAGTCGGGAGGCAGACTTAATCCTCGGCGGTAGTAGTACATTTGCCAAGCTTGGTAAAACCCTGAATTTATCCGGAGATTTAAATGGAGACGGGTTAGCAGATTTAGTTTTAGGGTCTCCCAACTCCGAATACAGTACCGGGGAAGCCTTTATTGTTTTTGGTTCAGATAATATATTTAACGGGAGCACCCCAACCTATCAAAGTCTCCAACCGGGGGCTGCTGCTGGGGTGATGAAGCTGAGTGGTGGCATTGCAGGGGGACTGGCAGCAGGTGCGCTGTTTTCTGGAAGTAACCTGAACGATCAAGATGCCAATGGCAAAATCTACGACAGTCTGGTCGTGGCTTCCCCCTATAGTGGTCAGGTGTATGTGGTCTATGGCCATGAGTGGCTGGCAGACGACGGTAACCTTAAATTAACCAATCTTGCGGGGAATAATGGCTTAATCATTGACGGCAGCGATCTCAGTAATACTTTTGCACAACAGGAACTTGATGGACTCAGCCACAGTAGCCCATCCATGACGAACGATGGTGATGACACGCTCTTTATTACAGTTCGGGGTACCAATGGGACGGACTATGTAGCATCTAGCACCAATGGCGGGCAAAGCTGGGGTGGATTTAATCCGTTGCCACCTGGTGAAGAAACAGATGACTATTTCCCTTCAATCGCTTTCTATGATGGTGTGCTTTACAGCATTTTTCATGACTAG
- a CDS encoding TIGR03032 family protein yields the protein MSTDSQIAPASSSPESPLELTASRQFFDWLSSEVISLVFSTYQANKLFFIGQSQSQRLSIFERTFQRCMGLWATPDTIYLSTLYQIWRLENSLAPGETYKDYDRLYIPQLAFTTGDLDTHDVALDREGQITFVSTLFSCLATTSPTHSFRPLWKPNFISKLAAEDRCHLNGLAMKEGQPAYVTAVSQSDIHDGWRQFRYDGGLVIDVQTQEIVGQGLSMPHSPRWYQGRLWLLNSGRGEFGYLDGSRFQSVCFCPGYLRGLAFCNDYAIVGLSKPREKSFAGLPLDERLAELKTEARCGLCVVDLKRGDIVHWLHLDGVITELYDVAVLPGVRRPMALGFATDEIRRVLTIEPT from the coding sequence ATGTCAACCGATTCACAGATAGCACCTGCATCAAGTTCTCCAGAATCTCCTTTAGAACTAACAGCATCACGGCAGTTTTTCGATTGGTTATCCTCTGAAGTGATTAGTCTTGTCTTTAGCACTTATCAAGCCAACAAACTCTTCTTTATTGGTCAGAGCCAATCACAACGACTCTCAATCTTTGAACGAACTTTTCAGCGGTGTATGGGGCTTTGGGCCACTCCCGACACAATCTACCTCAGCACTCTCTATCAGATTTGGCGATTAGAAAACTCCCTAGCTCCCGGAGAAACCTATAAGGACTATGATCGCCTCTATATTCCCCAACTGGCCTTTACCACTGGCGATTTAGATACCCATGATGTGGCCCTGGATCGAGAGGGACAAATCACCTTTGTCAGTACCCTCTTTAGTTGCCTAGCTACCACCAGTCCTACCCACAGTTTTAGGCCCCTATGGAAACCGAACTTTATTTCTAAACTGGCGGCGGAAGATCGCTGTCACCTTAATGGCCTGGCGATGAAAGAGGGGCAACCGGCCTATGTCACCGCAGTCAGTCAAAGCGATATCCATGATGGTTGGCGACAGTTTCGTTACGATGGGGGCCTGGTGATTGATGTTCAGACCCAGGAGATTGTTGGGCAAGGACTCTCAATGCCCCATTCCCCCCGCTGGTACCAAGGTCGGCTCTGGTTGTTAAATTCGGGTCGGGGTGAGTTTGGCTATTTGGATGGGTCAAGGTTTCAATCGGTTTGTTTTTGTCCTGGCTATTTACGGGGCCTGGCTTTTTGTAATGACTACGCTATTGTTGGTTTATCTAAGCCCCGAGAGAAGTCTTTCGCAGGGTTGCCATTGGATGAACGATTGGCAGAATTAAAGACGGAGGCCCGCTGTGGGCTTTGTGTGGTGGATTTAAAGCGGGGTGATATTGTGCATTGGCTCCATTTAGATGGGGTGATTACAGAGCTTTATGATGTTGCGGTTTTACCGGGGGTCAGACGACCCATGGCCTTAGGATTTGCGACTGATGAAATACGCCGGGTGTTAACCATTGAGCCTACTTGA
- the cysC gene encoding adenylyl-sulfate kinase, producing the protein MTDEKSINRAISGGIIWLTGLSGSGKSTIATHLCKTLIQANLKVEILDGDQIRTWLSPGLGFTKADRDLNVQRVGIVANLLSRNGILVIVAMISPYRAIRNHLKATTHNFVEIFINAPLEVCEMRDPKGLYAQARAGDMQGFTGMNDPYEIPLQPDLICHTADETIAESVSKIIQTLSDRSLIPNLDHQ; encoded by the coding sequence ATGACCGATGAAAAGAGCATTAATAGGGCTATTTCCGGCGGGATTATTTGGCTGACTGGATTGAGTGGTTCAGGAAAATCAACGATTGCCACTCATCTCTGCAAAACCTTAATCCAGGCCAATCTCAAGGTGGAAATCTTAGATGGAGACCAGATTAGAACCTGGCTATCTCCCGGCCTGGGTTTTACAAAAGCTGACCGAGATTTGAATGTGCAACGGGTGGGGATAGTAGCAAACTTACTCAGTCGCAATGGAATTCTCGTGATTGTGGCGATGATCAGTCCCTACCGTGCAATTCGCAACCACCTCAAAGCAACTACCCATAATTTTGTTGAGATCTTCATCAATGCGCCCTTAGAAGTGTGTGAAATGAGAGACCCTAAGGGTTTATACGCCCAAGCCAGAGCCGGAGATATGCAGGGATTTACAGGTATGAACGATCCCTATGAAATTCCCTTACAGCCGGATTTAATCTGTCATACGGCGGATGAAACTATTGCGGAATCTGTCTCTAAAATCATACAAACGCTTTCTGATAGGAGTCTTATTCCTAATTTGGATCACCAATAA
- a CDS encoding DUF502 domain-containing protein produces the protein MELAVWHRIKQAIKNDLIAGFLVVIPLATTIWLTFTIARAVISWLTRIPKQLNPFTAWNPIILESVNLFVGLAVPLLGILLIGLMARNIVGRWLLAAGEGILTKIPLAGTVYRVLQQLLETLLRDSRNRFRRVVLVEYPRPGLWAVGFVTGAIAGTLAETFPSPMVSVFIPTSPNPTTGWYAIAPEQELIGLDISIEDAFKLIISGGIVTPNWTAINPRPEVALTNLPS, from the coding sequence ATGGAACTCGCTGTGTGGCATCGAATTAAGCAAGCGATTAAAAATGACCTGATTGCTGGGTTTTTGGTTGTTATTCCTCTGGCTACAACAATTTGGCTGACTTTTACCATTGCCCGCGCGGTCATTAGCTGGTTGACTCGCATCCCGAAACAGTTAAACCCCTTCACGGCCTGGAATCCAATCATTCTGGAGAGTGTCAATCTTTTTGTGGGTCTGGCTGTACCATTGTTGGGCATCTTGCTGATTGGCCTGATGGCTCGGAATATTGTCGGCCGTTGGCTGTTAGCAGCGGGAGAAGGGATTTTAACCAAGATTCCTTTGGCAGGAACGGTTTATCGGGTTTTGCAACAGTTATTGGAAACCTTGCTCCGAGATTCCCGGAATCGCTTTCGGCGGGTGGTTTTAGTCGAGTACCCCCGGCCTGGCCTGTGGGCAGTCGGCTTTGTCACCGGGGCAATTGCTGGAACCTTGGCAGAAACCTTTCCCAGCCCAATGGTGAGTGTGTTTATTCCCACCTCCCCAAATCCCACCACCGGCTGGTATGCCATTGCTCCAGAACAGGAACTCATTGGCCTGGATATTTCCATTGAAGATGCCTTTAAGCTAATTATTTCTGGCGGTATTGTCACCCCCAATTGGACAGCCATTAACCCCAGGCCTGAGGTTGCCCTCACCAACTTACCCTCTTAA
- the nusB gene encoding transcription antitermination factor NusB, translated as MTSPRRIARELALLSVGQVLRQKQPPSNQDYKTLVLTGIRTLAGEAQEALEVAGSAVQESHATLLTGELQAATLSQAQATVQNAIGLTEKAINRLGIALELPEILYLAHQPEVQAQAVEILITLYKNHQEIDQRITAALVDWQLDRIAQLDRYILEIAVAEITYHNLPVQVAINEAVELSKRYSEEGGHRFINGVLRRVSDQLQAMSK; from the coding sequence GTGACATCCCCGCGTCGAATTGCCCGCGAATTAGCCCTCCTCAGTGTTGGCCAAGTTTTACGCCAAAAACAACCCCCCAGCAATCAGGACTATAAAACCTTGGTCTTAACGGGGATCCGCACCTTGGCTGGTGAAGCCCAAGAAGCTTTAGAAGTGGCCGGATCTGCGGTTCAAGAAAGTCATGCCACACTTTTGACTGGGGAACTTCAGGCCGCCACCCTCTCCCAGGCCCAGGCCACAGTCCAAAATGCCATCGGCCTGACTGAAAAAGCAATCAATCGTTTAGGCATTGCCCTTGAACTCCCGGAAATTCTCTATCTTGCCCATCAACCAGAAGTCCAGGCCCAGGCCGTGGAAATCTTAATCACCCTCTACAAAAACCATCAGGAAATTGACCAACGCATTACCGCTGCTCTCGTAGATTGGCAGTTAGACCGGATTGCCCAATTAGACCGCTACATCCTAGAAATTGCTGTTGCTGAAATTACCTACCACAACCTGCCCGTCCAAGTCGCCATTAACGAAGCCGTAGAACTATCCAAACGCTATAGCGAAGAAGGGGGGCATCGGTTCATCAACGGAGTCTTACGACGGGTCAGCGATCAACTCCAAGCCATGTCGAAATAA